One Odocoileus virginianus isolate 20LAN1187 ecotype Illinois chromosome 4, Ovbor_1.2, whole genome shotgun sequence DNA segment encodes these proteins:
- the DHX36 gene encoding ATP-dependent DNA/RNA helicase DHX36, which translates to MSYDYHQNWGRDGGPRSSGGGYGGSYGGNHGGGHGGSRGSGGGGGGGGGGRGGRGRHPGHLKGREIGLWYAKKQGQKNKEAERQERAVVHMDERREEQIVQLLHSVQTKNERDEEAQISWFAPEDHGYGTEAPAENKPNSVKKVEHQEKKKINQEKRPFRIRDKYIDRDSEYLIQENEPDAILDQQLLEDLQKKKTDLRYIEMQHFREKLPSYGMQKELVNMIDNHQVTVISGETGCGKTTQVTQFILDNYIERGKGSACRIVCTQPRRISAISVAERVAAERAESCGNGNSTGYQIRLQSRLPRKQGSILYCTTGIILQWLQSDPHLSSVSHIVLDEIHERNLQSDVLMTVVKDLLSCRSDLKVVLMSATLNAEKFSEYFGNCPMIHIPGFTFPVVEYLLEDIIEKIRYVPEQKEHRSQFKKGFLQGHVNRQEKEEKEAIYKERWPGYLRELRQRYSASTVDVVEMMDDEKVDLNLIAALIRYIVLEEEDGAILVFLPGWDNISTLHDLLMSQVMFKSDKFIIIPLHSLMPTVNQTQVFKRTPPGVRKIVIATNIAETSITIDDVVYVIDGGKIKETHFDTQNNISTMSAEWVSRANAKQRRGRAGRVQPGHCYHLYNGLRASLLDDYQLPEILRTPLEELCLQIKILRLGGIAYFLSRLMDPPSNEAVLLSIKHLMELNALDKQEELTPLGVHLARLPVEPHIGKMILFGALFCCLDPVLTIAASLSFKDPFVIPLGKEKVADARRKELAKDTKSDHLTVVNAFKGWEKAKQRGFRYEKDYCWEYFLSSNTLQMLHSMKGQFAEHLLGAGFVSSRNPQDPESNINSDNEKIIKAVICAGLYPKVAKIRLNLGKKRKMVKVYTKTDGVVAIHPKSVNVEQTEFHYNWLIYHLKMRTSSIYLYDCTEVSPYCLLFFGGDVSIQKDNDQETIAVDEWIIFQSPARIAHLVKELRKELDILLQEKIESPHPVDWKDTKSRDCAVLSAIIDLIKTQERATPRSLPPRLQDGHHS; encoded by the exons AGAGCTGTAGTGCACATGGACGAACGGCGAGAAGAGCAGATTGTGCAGCTGCTCCATTCGGTGCAAACCAAGAATGAGAGAGACGAAGAAGCACAGATATCCTGGTTTGCTCCCGAAGACCATGG ataCGGTACTGAAGCTCCTGCTGAAAACAAACCAAATTcagtaaagaaagttgagcatcaggaaaaaaaaaagataaatcaagaAAAGAGGCCATTTAGAATCAGGGACAAATACATTGACCGTGATTCTGAATATCTCATTCAAGAAAATGAACCAGATGCAATTCTAGACCAACAATTATTGGaagatttacaaaagaaaaaaactgacctTCGGTATATTGAAATGCag cATTTCAGGGAAAAGCTGCCATCGTATGGAATGCAAAAG GAATTGGTAAATATGATTGATAATCATCAGGTGACAGTGATAAGTGGTGAAACCGGTTGTGGAAAAACCACTCAAGTTACTCAGTTCATTTTGGATAACTACattgaaagaggaaaaggatCTGCTTGTAGGATAGTTTGTACTCAGCCAAGAAGAATTAGTGCCATTTCA gtTGCAGAGCGAGTGGCTGCAGAAAGGGCGGAATCTTGTGGCAATGGTAATAGCACTGGATACCAAATTCGGCTCCAGAG TCGGTTGCCAAGGAAACAAGGTTCTATCTTATATTGTACAACAGGAATCATCCTTCAGTGGCTTCAGTCAGACCC CCATCTGTCCAGTGTTAGCCATATTGTGCTTGATGAAATCCATGAGAGAAATCTACAGTCAGATGTTTTAATGACTGTTGTTAAAGATCTTCTCAGTTGTCGATCTGACCTGAAAGTAGTATTGATGAGTGCAACATTGAATGCTGAgaaattttctgaatattttg GTAACTGTCCAATGATACATATACCTGGCTTTACTTTTCCGGTTGTGGAGTATCTTTTGGAagatataattgaaaaaataag atatgtTCCAGAACAAAAAGAACACAGATCCCAGTTTAAGAAAGGTTTCCTGCAAGGGCATGTgaatagacaagaaaaagaagaaaaagaagcaatctATAAAGAACGCTGGCCAGGTTATCTAAGGGAATTGAGACAAAg GTATTCTGCAAGCACTGTAGATGTTGTAGAAATGatggatgatgaaaaagttgaTCTGAATTTGATTGCTGCCCTTATTCGATACATTGTTTTGGAAGAAGAG GATGGTGCAATATTGGTCTTTCTACCAGGCTGGGACAACATCAGCACGTTACATGATCTCTTGATGTCACAAGTGATGTTTAAATCAG ACAAGTTTATTATTATACCTTTACATTCTCTGATGCCTACAGTTAACCAGACACAG GTGTTTAAGAGAACTCCTCCTGGTGTTCGGAAAATAGTTATCGCTACCAACATTGCAGAGACCag CATCACCATTGATGATGTAGTGTATGTAATagatggaggaaaaataaaggagaCGCATTTTGACACTCAAAACAACATCAGCACAATGTCTGCTGAGTGGGTCAGCAGAGCGAACGCCAAGCAGAGGAGAGGCCGAGCTGGGAG agttCAACCTGGTCATTGCTATCATCTATATAATGGTCTTAGAGCCAGCCTTCTAGATGACTATCAACTGCCAGAAATTTTAAGAACGCCTTTGGAAGAACTTTGTTTACAGATAAAG ATTTTAAGACTAGGTGGAATTGCTTACTTTCTTAGTAGGCTAATGGATCCACCATCGAATGAAGCAGTGTTACTCTCCATAAAACACCTGATGGAACTg AATGCTTTGGATAAACAAGAAGAATTGACACCTCTTGGAGTTCACTTGGCACgattaccagttgagccacacaTTGGGAAAATGATTCTTTTTGGAGCTTTGTTCTGTTGCTTAGACCCGGTACTCACCATTGCTGCTAGTCTCAGCTTCAAAGATCCCTTTGTGATTCCACTG ggaaaagaaaaggtcGCAGATGCAAGAAGAAAGGAATTGGCAAAGGATACTAAAAGTGACCACCTGACTGTCGTGAATGCATTTAAG GGATGGGAAAAAGCTAAACAACGTGGTTTCAGATATGAAAAAGACTATTGCTGGGAATATTTTCTATCTTCAAACACATTGCAG ATGCTGCATAGCATGAAAGGGCAGTTTGCTGAGCATCTTCTTGGAGCTGGATTTGTAAGCAGTAGAAATCCTCAAGATCCAGAATCTAATATAAATTCAG ATAATGAGAAGATAATTAAAGCTGTCATCTGTGCTGGTTTATATCCCAAAGTTGCTAAAATCCGACTAAATttgggtaaaaaaagaaaaat ggtGAAAGTTTACACAAAAACCGATGGAGTAGTTGCTATTCATCCTAAATCTGTTAATGTGgagcaaacagagtttcactacAACTGGCTTATCTATCACCTGAAGATGAGGACGAGTAGT ATATACTTGTACGACTGCACGGAAGTCTCCCCCTACTGTCTCTTGTTCTTTGGAGGCGATGTATCCATCCAGAAAGATAATGATCAGGAAACCATCGCTGTAGATGAGTGGATAATCTTTCAGTCTCCAGCACGAATTGCCCATCTTGTTAAG GAATTAAGAAAGGAACTAGATATCCTTCTGCAAGAGAAGATTGAAAGTCCCCATCCTGTAGACTGGAAGGACACTAAATCTAGAGACTGTGCAGTGCTCTCGGCCATTATAGACTTGATCAAAACACAGGAGAGAGCAACTCCCAGGAGCCTGCCACCACGCCTCCAGGACGGGCATCACAGCTGA